In Reinekea thalattae, a genomic segment contains:
- the minE gene encoding cell division topological specificity factor MinE, giving the protein MAIGDLFNRGKEENSARVAKERLKVIVAHERRVRNAPSYLPALQNDILSVIRKYVEIDHDQLQVELNDDGNYSVLEVNVNLPK; this is encoded by the coding sequence ATGGCCATCGGTGATCTATTTAACCGCGGCAAAGAAGAAAACTCTGCACGCGTAGCCAAAGAGCGGCTTAAAGTGATTGTTGCTCACGAGCGTCGGGTTAGGAATGCACCATCCTATTTACCGGCTCTGCAAAACGACATCTTAAGTGTCATCCGTAAGTACGTTGAAATCGATCACGACCAGTTACAGGTTGAGCTCAACGACGATGGCAACTATTCCGTGCTTGAGGTCAATGTAAATCTGCCAAAATAA